One Xiphophorus hellerii strain 12219 chromosome 24, Xiphophorus_hellerii-4.1, whole genome shotgun sequence DNA window includes the following coding sequences:
- the LOC116715551 gene encoding putative claudin-24 — protein sequence MDWSVGTVELLGVLLSGVGWLCSLCTTMMPFWLTLSTDLLPTESLEVGLWKTCVIQDLGLQECRPYNSLLGLPPDIKLARILMCAALGFGLMGSVLAILGLNLINSCCRKMDDRRFKKVLKTAGGTLSLAAGILVLVPVSYIAHLTVVRFFDESVPDVVPRWEFGDSLFCGWTAGVLHLVAGTLLLISSLYLQEQNRNLPVHIPLVPVSQRHRSVRISAEYI from the coding sequence ATGGACTGGAGTGTCGGGACGGTGGAGCTGCTGGGGGTTCTGCTCTCAGGAGTGGGCTGGCTTTGCTCTCTGTGCACAACTATGATGCCGTTCTGGCTGACACTCTCCACAGACCTGCTCcccactgaaagtttggaggtGGGACTGTGGAAGACCTGCGTTATCCAGGACTTGGGCCTGCAGGAATGTCGACCGTACAACAGCCTGCTGGGTCTGCCGCCAGACATCAAGCTGGCCCGGATTCTGATGTGTGCCGCTCTGGGTTTTGGGCTCATGGGCTCGGTGCTGGCCATCCTGGGCCTGAACCTGATCAACAGCTGCTGTCGCAAGATGGACGACCGACGCTTCAAGAAGGTCCTGAAGACGGCAGGTGGGACGTTGAGCCTGGCAGCTGGAATCCTGGTCCTGGTTCCAGTCTCCTACATAGCTCACCTGACTGTGGTGCGATTCTTTGACGAGTCGGTGCCGGATGTGGTTCCTCGCTGGGAGTTCGGCGATTCTCTGTTCTGTGGCTGGACAGCTGGAGTTCTGCACCTGGTGGCGGGAACGCTGCTGCTGATTTCTTCTTTGTATCTGCAGGAGCAGAACCGGAATCTACCTGTCCACATCCCACTGGTCCCGGTGTCGCAGAGACATCGGTCGGTCAGAATCAGTGCTGAGTACATCTAG
- the hesx1 gene encoding homeobox expressed in ES cells 1 — MPRLSVTGIMEGAVTPSEEERHSAFYINRILDSDQENPGKSLRLHRPWTECEAERGNRENGFCCEQTICHRAPPQNRTGPKLSWYTGRRPRTAFSSSQVNALETAFRVDCYPGIQLREQLAGRLDLDEDRIQIWFQNRRAKLRRSLRETRLRLVQTAMTSLKSRPEVRGRQEEPSRHRPPHCDAEDE, encoded by the exons atgccTCGGCTCTCCGTCACAGGCATAATGGAAGGCGCTGTGACTCCCTCGGAGGAAGAACGCCACTCGGCATTTTACATCAATCGGATTCTGGATTCGGATCAGGAAAACCCTGGGAAGAGTCTGAGACTACACCGACCCTGGACAG AATGTGAAGCAGAGAGGGGGAACAGAGAGAACGGTTTCTGCTGTGAACAAACCATTTGTCACCGAGCTCCGCCGCAGAACCGAACCGGACCCAAGCTAAGCTGGTACACTGGGCGACGGCCGCGCACAGCCTTCAGCAGCAGCCAG GTGAACGCTCTGGAGACGGCGTTCCGAGTCGACTGCTATCCAGGAATCCAGCTGAGGGAGCAGCTGGCGGGGAGGCTGGACCTGGACGAGGACCGAATCCAG ATCTGGTTCCAGAACAGACGGGCAAAACTGAGGCGTTCACTCAGAGAGACCCGACTGCGGCTGGTTCAGACGGCCATGACGTCGCTGAAATCGAGGccggaggtcagaggtcgccAAGAGGAGCCGTCGCGTCACCGTCCTCCTCACTGTGATGCAGAGGATGAGTGA
- the LOC116715532 gene encoding anosmin-1-like, with the protein MPRLSRGTWMSSVLRIAVLCGSGVCAGERYADADEGDSGSESVFGARCVSRCLSLHSVAAPLTPLQGNGSLGWCRSNKPCSLCLEPCMHDWKVKKRSNCRELCEQVFQRMQWECVASCHFLHSVLAAKQGRCPPPEGASGFAAACIESCDHDKECSLQKKCCFNGCGHTCQPPTDLYKGVPLKPKKDLSFEESPSGRLTVGWSSRLNVSAEPVVYILQRRWNVGVRPSEDTATPWEEETQTTELGASLSDSRPGRWYQFRLAAVNLRGTRGFTTPSEHIRSSRDPSAPPAPSELRVADMNFGPGRLVRARVVWDVPTDLDVPVHHYKVSWSWTAAGHSSMTKRRKTVRENQVELSSMRSDRKYSVEVQGVSQWGQTELKGPPAVLHFITQKTFGPAPPRPAGAVLDVGTPFYQDGQLRVHVCWQTSSDPSVEFYKLHWGPESCTHNLTKPTEKTRTRKNFVSLQGLLFSCKYKVVLQPVSSKSRPPAESSSFSTPSCSGIQAKSPKLIHCPGEAAEPPEFIRMKVVNLTASFRAHRDNVSAIFSWDLATTLSNQQLLGYQATWTEVASPRRHSSRKLPHSLISQSQILPPDGNVLVVPGLQPASVYRLEVRVISAEGEGPATSRTFQTPGHQSIPKQIRIPARERSPH; encoded by the exons ATGCCGAGGCTGAGCAGAGGCACCTGGATGAGCTCGGTTCTGCGGATCGCTGTGCTCTGTGGCAGTGGTGTGTGTGCTGGAGAACGGTACGCTGATGCCGATGAAGGGGATTCTGGGTCAGAAAGTGTGTTCGGGGCAAGGTGTGTGTCCCGCTGCCTGAGCCTGCACAGCGTGGCTGCACCCCTTACTCCCCTGCAG GGTAACGGGTCGCTGGGTTGGTGCCGTAGTAACAAACCCTGCTCACTG TGCCTGGAGCCATGCATGCATGACTGGAAGGTGAAGAAGAGAAGCAACTGCAGAGAACTTTGTGAG CAGGTATTTCAGAGGATGCAGTGGGAGTGCGTGGCCAGTTGTCACTTCCTCCACTCAGTCCTGGCAGCGAAGCAGGGCCGCTGTCCGCCACCAGAGGGAGCCAGTGGGTTCGCAGCTGCGTGCATCGAAAGTTGTGACCATGACAAGGAATGCTCTCTGCAGAAGAAGTGCTGCTTCAATGGTTGTGGACACACCTGCCAGCCTCCCACAGACCTATACAAGG GCGTTCCTCTGAAACCAAAGAAGGACCTGAGCTTTGAGGAATCTCCCTCTGGGCGCCTGACCGTCGGCTGGTCGTCCCGTTTGAACGTCTCTGCCGAGCCAGTGGTCTACATTCTGCAGAGGAGGTGGAACGTTGGCGTCCGGCCCAGTGAGGACACCGCCACCCCCTGGGAGGAAGAGACTCAG ACCACAGAGTTGGGGGCGAGTCTGTCTGACAGCCGGCCTGGTCGTTGGTACCAGTTCAGATTGGCGGCTGTAAACCTCCGTGGGACCAGAGGTTTCACCACTCCAAGCGAACACATCCGCTCTAGCAGAG ACCCCTCCGCTCCGCCGGCCCCGTCTGAGCTGAGAGTTGCCGACATGAACTTTGGCCCCGGCAGACTAGTGAGAGCGAGGGTCGTCTGGGACGTTCCGACAGACCTGGATGTTCCCGTCCACCACTACAAGGTCAGCTGGAGCTGGACAGCAGCTGGACACTCGTCCATGACCAAGAGGAGGAAGACAGTCAGAGAG AACCAGGTGGAGCTGAGCAGCATGAGGTCCGACAGGAAGTACAGCGTGGAGGTCCAAGGTGTGTCCCAGTGGGGACAAACAGAGCTCAAGGGTCCTCCAGCTGTCCTCCATTTCATCACCCAGAAGA CTTTCGGTCCTGCGCCACCACGTCCCGCAGGCGCCGTTCTGGACGTCGGGACTCCGTTCTACCAGGACGGCCAGCTACGTGTTCATGTTTGCTGGCAGACCAGTTCGG ATCCTTCGGTTGAATTCTACAAACTTCACTGGGGACCCGAAAGCTGCACACACAACCTTACCAAGCCCACGGAGAAGACCAGAACGAGG AAGAACTTTGTCAGTCTGCAAGGTCTGCTCTTCTCCTGCAAGTACAAAGTCGTTCTGCAGCCAGTCAGCTCAAAGAGTCGTCCTCCAGCAGAAAGCTCCAGTTTCTCAACTCCTTCCTGTTCCGGCATCCAGGCTAAGAGCCCCAAACTCATCCACTGTCCTGGAGAGGCGG CTGAGCCGCCAGAGTTCATCCGCATGAAGGTCGTTAACCTGACGGCGTCGTTTCGAGCTCACCGCGACAACGTGTCGGCCATCTTTAGCTGGGATTTGGCCACGACTCTTTCCAACCAGCAGCTGCTTGGTTACCAGGCGACATGGACGGAGGTTGCTTCGCCCAGACgccacagcagcaggaagttaCCTCACAGCCTGATCTCTCAGTCTCAGATCTTACCTCCG GACGGTAATGTTCTGGTTGTACCAGGCTTGCAGCCCGCCAGCGTGTACCGCCTGGAGGTTCGGGTCATCTCAGCCGAGGGCGAAGGCCCTGCAACCAGCCGCACCTTTCAGACTCCTGGGCACCAGAGCATCCCAAAGCAAA TCAGGATTCCGGCTCGGGAACGATCGCCGCACTAG
- the ddrgk1 gene encoding DDRGK domain-containing protein 1: MDIVLYILAAAVLLVLIVFALKVQRKTQDADQEQRRDVVRAAAAPLRAPEERGAGMPRRRRNLGAIMANRRPQRPEEEEEPVEDEEAELQAAQPAAKIGAKKQKKLEEKQAKKAQREAEMEEREERKRMQELREEEKRQEEERERKLEQKQEEDKRRAKEEQERREEEEYLKLKASFIVEDQGEQEQLSEDQSRSLLQDFIEYIQTSKVVLLEDLASHFGMRTQDAITRLQDLLAEGTLTGVIDDRGKFIFITPEELDSVAQFIRQRGRVSITELAQASNSLINLMPESCSSV, encoded by the exons ATGGACATAGTGCTGTATATTCTAGCTGCTGCGGTCCTTCTCGTCCTCATTGTGTTCGCGCTGAAGGTGCAGAGGAAAACACAGGACG CTGATCAGGAGCAGAGGAGGGATGTTGTCCGAGCAGCGGCGGCCCCATTGCGGGCCCCGGAGGAGCGGGGAGCCGGGATGCCCCGGAGGAGGAGGAACCTGGGCGCTATAATGGCCAACAGGCGGCCTCAGAGACCAGAGGAGG AAGAGGAGCCTGTGGAAGATGAGGAGGCAGAGCTGCAGGCTGCCCAGCCAGCAGCAAAAATCGGAGCTAAGAAGCAAAAGAAGTTGGAGGAGAAACAGGCCAAGAAAGCCCAAAGAGAG GCAGAGATGGAGGAGcgggaggagaggaagaggatgcAGGAGCTCCGAGAGGAGGAGAAACgtcaggaggaggagagggaacGGAAGCTGGAGCAGAAACAG GAGGAGGACAAGCGGCGCGCTAAAGAGGAGCAGGAGCGGCGAGAGGAGGAGGAGTACTTGAAGCTCAAAGCCTCATTCATCGTCGAGGACCAGGGAGAGCAGGAGCAGCTGTCAGAGGACCAG TCCCGCAGCCTGCTGCAGGACTTCATAGAATACATCCAG ACGTCTAAAGTGGTTCTCCTCGAAGACCTGGCGTCTCATTTCGGGATGAGAACACAGGATGCGATCACCAGGCTGCAGGACCTGTTAGCTGAAGGCACGCTCACAG GCGTGATCGACGACAGGGGGAAGTTCATCTTCATCACTCCAGAGGAGCTGGACTCGGTGGCTCAGTTCATCAGACAGAGAGGCAGAGTCTCCATCACTGAGCTGGCACAGGCCAGCAACTCCCTCATCAACCTGATGcctgagagctgcagctccgTCTGA